A part of Nocardioides sp. WS12 genomic DNA contains:
- a CDS encoding MoxR family ATPase — MSLTTEQTEWFSQTFAQLVSNVEQAILGKPEIVRLAFVALLAEGHLLLEDYPGTGKTSLARAIAQTIQGDHHRIQFTPDLLPSDVTGVTIFDQRTQEFEFHKGPIFSNVVLADEINRASPKTQSALLEVMEENQVTVDGITHAVGQPFIVIATQNPIEQAGTYRLPEAQLDRFLIKTSLGYPDHENTVRILVNAPKGKAATVVSPIITGDNVLAMIQLAQQVHVEPAVIEYISSITEATREAPEVVLGTSVRAGLALMRASRAWAASYGRNYVVPDDVKTLAVPVLAHRMVLDPEEDFRGTTAEDVVRRVLERVSVPLEPAGR; from the coding sequence ATGTCGCTCACCACCGAACAGACCGAGTGGTTCTCGCAGACCTTCGCCCAACTCGTCAGCAACGTCGAGCAGGCGATCCTCGGCAAGCCCGAGATCGTCCGGCTCGCGTTCGTCGCGCTCCTCGCTGAGGGACACCTGCTGCTGGAGGACTACCCCGGGACCGGCAAGACGTCGCTGGCGCGGGCGATTGCGCAGACGATCCAGGGCGACCACCACCGGATCCAGTTCACGCCCGACCTGCTGCCGAGCGACGTGACCGGGGTGACGATCTTCGACCAGCGCACGCAGGAGTTCGAGTTCCACAAGGGACCGATCTTCTCGAACGTGGTCCTCGCCGACGAGATCAACCGGGCCTCGCCCAAGACCCAGTCCGCGCTGCTGGAGGTCATGGAGGAGAACCAGGTCACCGTGGACGGCATCACCCACGCCGTGGGCCAGCCGTTCATCGTGATCGCCACCCAGAACCCCATCGAGCAGGCCGGCACCTATCGCCTCCCCGAGGCGCAGCTGGACCGCTTCCTGATCAAGACGTCGCTCGGCTACCCGGACCACGAGAACACGGTCCGGATCCTTGTGAACGCGCCGAAGGGCAAGGCCGCCACGGTGGTCAGCCCGATCATCACCGGCGACAACGTCCTCGCCATGATCCAGCTCGCCCAGCAGGTCCACGTCGAGCCCGCGGTCATCGAGTACATCTCGAGCATCACCGAGGCCACCCGCGAGGCACCCGAGGTCGTCCTCGGCACCAGTGTCCGTGCCGGACTCGCGCTGATGCGTGCCTCCCGTGCCTGGGCGGCGTCGTACGGCCGCAACTACGTGGTCCCCGACGACGTGAAGACCCTCGCCGTCCCCGTCCTCGCGCACCGGATGGTCCTGGACCCCGAGGAGGACTTCCGCGGTACGACGGCCGAGGACGTCGTGCGTCGCGTCCTCGAGCGCGTGTCGGTTCCGCTGGAGCCGGCTGGTCGATGA
- a CDS encoding DUF58 domain-containing protein, with protein sequence MSPRSWAAGLRRTLSDLSRRRQAVTGAVRDGIVERTQKVREAARPVTETVTAAGWIVALLAIALVVAGPLLRWSELVIGGIFLIVVLLLAIFFVVGRQPLVARLDLARERVIVGERANGYLSLTNPTQHRSRSLVVEFPVGAGRAAFELPALAPGATHEELFAIPTAHRAVLDVGPVVAVRSDPLGLLRRERHLNRMDTLYVHPKTLRVDGSAAGLVRDLEGRTVPKISDNDVSFHALRGYVPGDDRRHIHWKSSAKTGTLMVRQFEETRRSHLLTMVSSRLEDYASDDEFEMAISVAGSLGTQALADGQQLSAVSSHGTLPSGGAQRFLDGLSGLAYDWKASRLVDVSRRLSGDGLSASVMVLCVGSGVTITDLRRARQYLPVDTRVIAMRCLVGQEPSVRWLGDLAVATVGRLEELGVAVRRVSS encoded by the coding sequence ATGAGTCCCCGCTCGTGGGCGGCCGGCTTGCGCCGTACGCTCTCCGATCTCTCCCGTCGCCGTCAGGCGGTCACGGGCGCCGTACGCGACGGCATCGTCGAGCGCACCCAGAAGGTGCGTGAGGCGGCCCGGCCGGTCACCGAGACGGTCACCGCCGCCGGCTGGATCGTTGCGCTGCTGGCGATCGCGCTGGTCGTGGCGGGCCCGCTGCTGCGCTGGAGTGAACTGGTGATCGGCGGGATCTTCCTGATCGTGGTGCTGCTCCTCGCGATCTTCTTCGTGGTCGGGCGGCAGCCGCTGGTGGCGCGTCTGGACCTCGCGCGCGAGCGGGTGATCGTGGGGGAGCGGGCCAACGGCTACCTGTCGCTGACCAATCCGACGCAGCACCGGTCACGCTCACTCGTCGTGGAGTTCCCGGTCGGCGCAGGTCGCGCCGCGTTCGAGCTCCCGGCCCTGGCCCCCGGGGCGACGCACGAAGAACTCTTCGCCATCCCGACCGCGCATCGGGCCGTGCTCGACGTCGGACCGGTCGTGGCGGTGCGCTCCGACCCGCTCGGGTTGTTGCGCCGTGAGCGCCACCTCAACCGGATGGACACCCTCTACGTCCACCCGAAGACGCTGCGCGTGGACGGATCGGCCGCCGGGCTGGTGCGCGACCTCGAGGGCCGCACCGTGCCGAAGATCTCCGACAACGACGTGTCCTTCCACGCGCTGCGCGGCTACGTCCCCGGCGACGACCGCCGCCACATCCACTGGAAGTCCAGCGCCAAGACCGGCACCCTCATGGTCCGCCAGTTCGAGGAGACCCGGCGCTCGCACCTGCTCACCATGGTGAGCTCCCGGCTGGAGGACTACGCCAGCGACGACGAGTTCGAGATGGCGATCTCGGTCGCCGGCTCGCTCGGGACCCAGGCGCTGGCCGATGGCCAGCAACTCAGCGCCGTGTCCTCCCACGGGACGCTGCCCTCCGGCGGGGCGCAACGTTTCCTCGACGGGCTGTCCGGGCTCGCCTATGACTGGAAGGCCTCCCGGCTGGTCGACGTCTCGCGCCGTCTCAGCGGTGACGGGCTGTCCGCGAGCGTGATGGTGCTGTGCGTCGGATCCGGTGTGACCATCACCGACCTGCGCCGCGCCCGCCAGTACCTCCCCGTCGACACCCGGGTGATCGCGATGCGCTGCCTCGTTGGTCAGGAGCCGTCGGTGCGGTGGCTCGGTGACCTCGCCGTGGCGACGGTCGGGCGGCTCGAAGAGCTCGGCGTCGCCGTACGACGGGTTTCATCATGA
- a CDS encoding transglutaminase domain-containing protein has product MTSPWRRSGGSKSSASPYDGFHHERPHVPAACCAPPPPSSHHAAGPRVREGDALSNSGPMLLVSEGRRRGAMPSWRLAVIDALLVIGLGTLCAWPLGEVYLGTRWLAAIVIGLVLGVAIAWLGARWRWGPWVTAIVTVAAYLAVGSAVALPTRARNGVIPTADSLRDLVIGLAHSWRESLTLPAPLGENGVVLIVPLVIGLVGGLLAAVLLWRSRWPGLAGLVLVLILLLSAAFGDIQAEAVLTRGLAAAALGVVWLRWRSLRNVRARWGRRILSTLVVVGLAGGVATGLAMLADPGGNRVVLRDHVDTPFDPRDYPSPLSKFRAYKKGDGRNAQLFTVEGLESGTLVRLAVMDYYDGIVWNVSGGPGSPHDSGTFRRLRNDPDANLKATTRGTITIAGYTGVWVPSVGETLSMTPVKDGRTDGVAASELVINRQTGTVAQIGGVEQGTTFQVEAVVAPQVVDEDVTLLRADDSVSLPVPEIVPEELKDRVQRWQSEAGFSGGEAGPIALFLRDAFREHGYYSDGVEDYVPAGHGTSRLAVLAKTTTPAGNAEQYAAAMALIGQEMGLPIRVVIGFKVPPGGGAVRGEQVTAWTEVHLEGAGWVPFEPTPQENKKLRRPNDEPNEEPQPQVLQPPRVPGEPKEASDNLQQGDGKRDGVNILEVLGTVLAILFNVGKVALLLSPLWGVLLFKFLRRRKRRKSTDATARLTGAWRELADRMRDLGVRPTPGSTRRESAYAAAGRYDAVPVVSLAHTADRHVYGEGEPSIEEASAYWADVSTALKRIRKATPWWRRIAARFSLASVPWRAGRDRVAARVRGLGRRLWNLGPVARVRSTPRRVAQRTRRNGILRRKP; this is encoded by the coding sequence GTGACCTCGCCGTGGCGACGGTCGGGCGGCTCGAAGAGCTCGGCGTCGCCGTACGACGGGTTTCATCATGAGCGCCCCCACGTTCCCGCCGCCTGCTGCGCCCCGCCGCCCCCGTCGTCGCATCACGCGGCCGGACCGCGCGTCCGCGAGGGCGATGCCCTGAGCAACAGCGGCCCGATGCTGCTCGTCTCCGAAGGTCGCCGACGCGGCGCCATGCCGTCGTGGCGGCTCGCCGTGATCGATGCGCTCCTCGTCATCGGCCTCGGCACGTTGTGTGCCTGGCCCCTCGGCGAGGTCTACCTCGGCACCCGCTGGCTGGCCGCCATCGTGATCGGACTCGTCCTCGGTGTCGCCATTGCGTGGCTCGGCGCGCGCTGGCGCTGGGGCCCCTGGGTCACCGCGATCGTCACCGTGGCCGCCTATCTCGCCGTCGGCTCTGCGGTCGCGTTGCCGACACGGGCTCGCAACGGGGTGATCCCCACGGCCGATTCGCTGCGTGACCTGGTGATCGGCCTGGCGCACTCGTGGCGTGAGTCCCTGACCCTTCCGGCGCCGCTCGGTGAGAACGGCGTCGTACTGATCGTGCCGCTCGTGATCGGCCTCGTCGGCGGACTGCTGGCCGCCGTACTCCTGTGGCGGTCGCGGTGGCCGGGCCTGGCCGGTCTGGTCCTCGTCCTGATCCTGTTGCTCTCTGCGGCCTTCGGCGACATCCAGGCCGAGGCGGTGCTCACCCGCGGCCTCGCGGCCGCCGCGCTCGGTGTGGTCTGGCTGCGGTGGCGCTCGCTGCGCAACGTCCGTGCGCGGTGGGGGCGCCGGATCCTCTCGACACTGGTCGTCGTCGGCCTCGCCGGCGGTGTCGCCACCGGCCTCGCCATGCTGGCGGACCCGGGCGGCAACCGGGTGGTGCTGCGCGATCACGTGGACACACCGTTCGATCCGCGTGACTACCCGAGCCCGTTGTCGAAGTTCCGCGCCTACAAGAAGGGCGATGGAAGAAACGCCCAGTTGTTCACCGTCGAGGGCCTGGAGAGCGGCACCCTCGTACGGCTCGCGGTCATGGACTACTACGACGGCATCGTGTGGAACGTGTCCGGCGGCCCCGGCTCGCCCCATGACTCCGGCACCTTCCGGCGGCTGCGGAACGATCCGGACGCCAACCTCAAGGCGACGACCCGCGGCACGATCACCATCGCCGGTTACACCGGCGTGTGGGTGCCCAGCGTTGGAGAGACGCTGTCCATGACGCCGGTCAAGGACGGCCGCACCGACGGTGTCGCGGCGAGCGAACTGGTCATCAACCGGCAGACCGGCACGGTCGCTCAGATCGGTGGCGTCGAGCAGGGCACGACCTTCCAGGTCGAGGCGGTCGTGGCGCCGCAGGTCGTCGACGAGGACGTCACGCTCCTGAGGGCCGACGACTCGGTTTCCTTGCCGGTGCCGGAGATCGTGCCCGAGGAGCTGAAGGACCGGGTCCAGCGCTGGCAGTCCGAAGCAGGCTTCAGTGGTGGCGAGGCGGGGCCGATCGCACTGTTCCTGCGCGACGCGTTCCGCGAGCACGGCTACTACTCCGACGGGGTCGAGGACTACGTCCCGGCTGGTCACGGCACGAGCCGACTGGCGGTGCTGGCCAAGACGACGACACCGGCCGGCAACGCCGAGCAGTACGCCGCCGCGATGGCTCTCATCGGCCAGGAAATGGGCCTCCCGATCCGGGTCGTCATCGGCTTCAAGGTGCCGCCGGGCGGCGGCGCGGTCCGGGGCGAGCAGGTCACCGCGTGGACCGAGGTCCACCTCGAGGGCGCCGGATGGGTGCCGTTCGAGCCCACGCCGCAGGAGAACAAGAAGCTGCGTCGGCCCAACGACGAGCCCAACGAGGAACCGCAGCCGCAGGTGCTCCAGCCGCCGCGCGTTCCCGGTGAGCCCAAGGAGGCGAGCGACAACCTCCAGCAAGGTGACGGCAAGCGCGACGGGGTCAACATCCTCGAGGTGCTCGGCACGGTGCTCGCGATCCTCTTCAACGTCGGCAAGGTCGCGCTGCTCCTCTCACCGCTGTGGGGAGTGCTGCTCTTCAAGTTCCTCCGCCGCCGCAAGCGCAGGAAGTCAACCGACGCGACGGCCCGCCTGACAGGCGCATGGCGCGAACTGGCGGACCGGATGCGGGACCTCGGCGTACGGCCGACCCCGGGATCCACCCGTCGCGAGAGCGCCTACGCCGCCGCCGGCCGGTACGACGCCGTCCCAGTGGTGTCGCTGGCGCACACCGCCGACCGCCACGTCTACGGCGAGGGGGAGCCGAGCATCGAGGAGGCCAGTGCCTACTGGGCTGACGTGAGCACCGCGCTCAAGCGGATCCGCAAGGCGACGCCGTGGTGGCGCCGGATCGCGGCTCGCTTCTCGTTGGCCTCGGTGCCGTGGCGCGCCGGCCGGGACCGGGTCGCCGCACGGGTGCGGGGACTTGGGCGGCGCCTGTGGAACCTCGGGCCGGTGGCACGCGTCCGGTCCACTCCGCGCCGCGTTGCTCAGCGCACCAGGCGGAATGGTATTTTGCGGCGCAAGCCGTGA
- a CDS encoding alpha/beta hydrolase, which produces MYDFEGDHGAPAAGASGAPHRALMLLELPRWTVEYGSSRLIDLAAGVLPDRDLGQGRPVLVLPGFSAHDKLTGRLRAHLAQRGWNVHGWGLGTNHGLTEKIVTGLPKRFADIAARYDEPVSIVGWSFGGVLARWLAHENPHQVRQVVCLGSPWRAEGERTRATGMFEKSKDKHGIVPNARAIIDQVRGPVPVPLTAVWSKTDGIVPWQGCTVDPSTDPIAENLEVLSSHVGMVANPLVLAAVVDRLRQDPAQWKPAS; this is translated from the coding sequence GTGTACGACTTCGAAGGTGACCACGGTGCTCCGGCTGCCGGCGCATCTGGCGCGCCGCACCGCGCGCTCATGCTGCTCGAACTCCCGCGCTGGACCGTCGAGTACGGATCCTCCCGGCTGATCGACCTTGCCGCCGGTGTCCTGCCGGACCGTGACCTCGGGCAGGGCCGCCCGGTGCTGGTGCTGCCCGGCTTCTCGGCACACGACAAGCTCACCGGTCGGCTGCGGGCGCACCTCGCGCAGCGCGGCTGGAACGTCCACGGCTGGGGCCTGGGCACCAACCACGGCCTGACCGAGAAGATCGTCACCGGCCTGCCGAAGCGGTTCGCCGACATCGCCGCCCGCTACGACGAGCCGGTGAGCATCGTCGGCTGGAGCTTCGGGGGCGTGCTCGCCCGCTGGCTCGCCCACGAGAACCCGCACCAGGTGCGCCAGGTCGTCTGCCTCGGTTCGCCCTGGCGGGCCGAAGGGGAGCGCACGCGTGCCACCGGCATGTTCGAGAAGTCGAAGGACAAGCACGGCATCGTTCCGAATGCCCGCGCGATCATCGACCAGGTCCGCGGCCCGGTGCCGGTGCCGCTGACGGCCGTGTGGTCGAAGACCGACGGCATCGTTCCGTGGCAGGGCTGCACCGTGGATCCTTCGACCGACCCGATCGCCGAGAACCTCGAGGTGCTCAGCAGCCACGTCGGCATGGTGGCCAACCCGCTGGTGCTCGCCGCGGTCGTCGACCGGCTCCGTCAGGACCCGGCCCAGTGGAAGCCGGCGTCGTGA
- a CDS encoding lysophospholipid acyltransferase family protein — MSGHSALEGRDPSYIATVLPALKLAMKAYFRSSVSGMEKVPDGGALIVGNHSGGLMPMDVPIIAVAFADAFGADRPLYCLAHDMLFTGVAGPVMRKFGFVKATRETAHEILASGGVTIVFPGGDYDTFRPTLQANVVDFNGRTGYLRTALKAGAPVVPVVSIGGQETQFFLTRGEWIGRHSPLRKIMRTDLFPIGVGFPFGLVPAPLNFPLPTKITTRVLDPIDVEAEFGPDPDLVEVDALVRGRMQDALAEMARERRFPVLG, encoded by the coding sequence GTGAGCGGGCACAGCGCCCTGGAGGGGCGCGACCCGTCGTACATCGCCACGGTGCTGCCGGCGCTCAAGCTGGCCATGAAGGCGTACTTCCGCTCGAGCGTGAGCGGCATGGAGAAGGTCCCCGACGGCGGCGCGCTGATCGTCGGCAACCACTCCGGCGGCCTGATGCCGATGGACGTCCCGATCATCGCGGTGGCCTTCGCGGACGCCTTCGGCGCCGACCGCCCGCTGTACTGCCTGGCCCACGACATGCTCTTCACCGGCGTTGCCGGCCCGGTCATGCGGAAGTTCGGTTTCGTGAAGGCCACCCGCGAGACGGCGCACGAGATCCTCGCCTCCGGTGGGGTCACCATCGTGTTCCCGGGCGGCGACTACGACACCTTCCGCCCGACCCTCCAGGCCAATGTCGTCGACTTCAACGGACGGACCGGCTACCTCCGCACCGCGCTCAAGGCCGGTGCCCCGGTCGTGCCCGTCGTCTCGATCGGCGGCCAGGAGACCCAGTTCTTCCTCACCCGCGGGGAGTGGATCGGACGCCACTCGCCGCTGCGCAAGATCATGCGGACCGACCTGTTCCCGATCGGTGTCGGCTTCCCGTTCGGCCTCGTGCCGGCGCCGCTCAACTTCCCGCTGCCCACCAAGATCACCACCCGGGTGCTCGACCCGATCGACGTCGAGGCGGAGTTCGGGCCCGATCCCGACCTGGTCGAGGTCGACGCTCTGGTGCGTGGCCGGATGCAGGACGCGCTCGCCGAGATGGCCCGGGAACGTCGTTTCCCGGTGCTGGGGTGA
- a CDS encoding AMP-binding protein, with amino-acid sequence MTSLIAKLRTQLWVFKMLVSSRMLVPMSPAKYVRLIRVLREQGTNATTSFALAAVRRPQGPALIDERGTLSWQDLQDRSAALAAGLLALAGGPVETVAILCRNHRGFVDALLANSRLGGSALLLNTGFSGPQLADVLEREGARVILYDEEFADVVADARSRIDGLVEVLGWTESPVPTGVLSIEGLIEGSAGQVPPKPATRGRVVLLTSGTTGTPKGARRSGGGADELAGMLESIPWRGGETAVVAAPMFHAWGFGQLVIAATMTCTVVTRRKFDPEATLALVDQHRATALSVVPVMLERIMDLPAAVLDKYSLQSLRFVSASGSRMRPQSVLAFMDRFGDVVHNSYNATEAGQISVAQPADLRHAPDTAGKPVRGTLLRVIDDQGRDVATDVVGRILVRGASPFDGYTAGAEKDFIAGYMVSGDVGRLDAEGRLYVVGRDDDMIVSGGENVYPIEVEKVLGAHPAVREVVVIGVDDEAYGQRLLAYVALADDADDVTGDDLKAHVRSQLAGYKVPREVVQLDALPRNASGKIMVRDLPTVAS; translated from the coding sequence ATGACCAGCCTGATCGCGAAGCTGCGGACCCAGCTCTGGGTGTTCAAGATGCTCGTCAGCAGCCGGATGCTGGTGCCGATGAGCCCGGCGAAGTACGTCCGCCTGATCCGGGTCCTGCGCGAGCAGGGCACCAATGCGACGACCAGCTTCGCCCTCGCCGCCGTACGACGTCCGCAGGGCCCCGCGCTGATCGACGAGCGCGGTACGTTGAGCTGGCAGGACCTCCAGGACCGCTCGGCGGCGCTCGCCGCGGGTCTGCTGGCCCTCGCCGGCGGCCCCGTGGAGACCGTGGCCATCCTGTGCCGCAACCACCGCGGCTTCGTCGACGCGCTGCTCGCGAACTCCCGTCTCGGGGGCAGTGCGCTGCTGCTGAACACCGGCTTCTCCGGCCCGCAACTGGCCGACGTCCTGGAGCGTGAGGGCGCCCGCGTGATCCTCTACGACGAGGAGTTCGCCGACGTCGTGGCCGATGCGCGGTCCCGGATCGACGGCCTCGTCGAGGTCCTCGGCTGGACCGAATCGCCTGTTCCCACGGGGGTCCTGAGTATCGAGGGCCTGATCGAGGGCAGTGCTGGCCAGGTGCCGCCGAAGCCCGCGACCCGCGGTCGCGTCGTACTGCTCACCTCTGGCACGACGGGCACGCCGAAGGGCGCGCGCCGCAGCGGCGGGGGAGCCGACGAGCTCGCCGGCATGCTGGAGTCGATCCCGTGGCGCGGCGGCGAGACCGCGGTGGTCGCTGCCCCGATGTTCCACGCGTGGGGCTTCGGGCAACTGGTCATCGCGGCCACCATGACCTGCACGGTCGTCACGCGCCGCAAGTTCGATCCCGAGGCCACCCTGGCGCTGGTCGATCAGCACCGGGCGACGGCGCTGAGCGTGGTGCCGGTGATGCTCGAGCGGATCATGGACCTGCCTGCCGCGGTCCTCGACAAGTACTCGCTGCAGAGTCTCCGCTTCGTCTCGGCGAGCGGTTCGCGGATGCGCCCGCAGTCGGTGCTGGCCTTCATGGACCGGTTCGGGGACGTCGTACACAACAGCTACAACGCGACCGAGGCCGGCCAGATCAGCGTGGCGCAGCCGGCGGACCTGCGGCACGCGCCGGACACGGCGGGCAAGCCCGTCCGGGGCACCCTGCTGCGGGTCATCGACGACCAGGGGCGCGACGTCGCGACCGACGTGGTCGGCCGGATCCTGGTCCGCGGCGCCTCGCCGTTCGACGGCTACACGGCCGGCGCGGAGAAGGACTTCATCGCCGGTTACATGGTGAGCGGTGACGTCGGACGCCTCGACGCGGAAGGGCGGCTCTACGTCGTCGGCCGCGACGACGACATGATCGTTTCGGGCGGCGAGAACGTCTATCCGATCGAGGTCGAGAAGGTCCTCGGTGCGCACCCGGCCGTGCGCGAGGTCGTCGTCATCGGCGTCGACGACGAGGCCTACGGCCAGCGCCTGCTGGCCTATGTCGCGCTGGCTGACGACGCCGACGACGTGACCGGGGACGACCTCAAGGCACACGTCCGGTCACAACTGGCTGGCTACAAGGTGCCGCGCGAGGTGGTGCAGCTGGACGCGCTGCCGCGCAATGCGTCCGGCAAGATCATGGTGCGCGACCTGCCGACGGTGGCGTCGTGA
- a CDS encoding wax ester/triacylglycerol synthase family O-acyltransferase, translating to MSSGPTNVRPAIERMTGIDAGFLYMETPSVHMHTLKIAILDADDNLNFDSFVAGMLARLKRLPPLRRRVVEVPFGLNHPVWVTQARIDVPHHIRRHRIGGDGSMRDLERLIGMIASTPLHRDRPLWELHYCEGLEGNKVAVVGKMHHALADGAAANALLANVTDVRSAAAPEAVQEEYATADRLPSRLNLVRHAWADAAAQITTIPGLLVRTFLGILGVFRERRAGAKTPVPVLHAPRVSFNGALTPLRSFATVTLPLAELKRIRVQHEGVTLNDVVLATVSGALRRWMADHDERPSSSLLAGVPVSADERDAVPRLGGNRVSNLFTTLATDIDDPVARLQKISETTSSAKRIQARLGTSILADWSQFTPPRPFQAAVGAYSRLRAASWHPAAFSAIVSNVPGPREPATVGGARLADLFSVGPLVDGIGLNVTVWSYVDRMNFSLLACPDLLPDVQVLASYFPEALAELDLAPVAVTTTKTRRKKIS from the coding sequence GTGAGCAGCGGCCCGACGAACGTGCGGCCGGCCATCGAGCGGATGACCGGCATCGACGCCGGGTTCCTCTACATGGAGACCCCTTCGGTCCACATGCACACGCTCAAGATCGCCATCCTCGACGCCGACGACAACCTGAACTTCGACTCGTTCGTCGCCGGCATGCTGGCCCGGCTCAAGCGCCTGCCCCCGCTGCGCCGCCGCGTCGTGGAAGTCCCGTTCGGCCTCAACCACCCGGTGTGGGTGACCCAGGCGCGGATCGACGTGCCGCACCACATCCGTCGCCACCGGATCGGCGGGGACGGCAGCATGCGCGACCTGGAGCGCCTGATCGGGATGATCGCGAGCACGCCGCTGCACCGCGACCGTCCGCTGTGGGAGCTGCACTACTGCGAGGGCCTCGAAGGCAACAAGGTCGCTGTCGTCGGCAAGATGCACCACGCCCTCGCCGACGGTGCCGCGGCCAATGCACTGCTCGCCAATGTCACGGACGTCCGGTCCGCGGCCGCGCCCGAGGCGGTGCAGGAGGAGTACGCCACGGCCGACCGGCTGCCCAGCCGGCTCAACCTGGTCCGGCACGCGTGGGCCGACGCAGCGGCCCAGATCACGACCATTCCCGGGCTGCTGGTGCGCACGTTCCTCGGCATCCTCGGGGTGTTTCGCGAGCGCCGCGCGGGAGCGAAGACACCGGTGCCGGTGCTGCACGCGCCGCGGGTGTCGTTCAACGGAGCGCTCACGCCGCTGCGTTCGTTCGCGACAGTGACGCTGCCGCTGGCCGAGCTCAAGCGGATCCGGGTGCAGCACGAGGGAGTGACCCTCAACGACGTCGTCCTCGCCACGGTCTCCGGGGCACTGCGGCGCTGGATGGCCGACCACGACGAGCGGCCGTCGTCCTCGTTGCTCGCGGGGGTTCCGGTCAGCGCTGACGAGCGCGACGCCGTACCGCGCCTCGGCGGCAACCGCGTCTCCAACCTGTTCACCACCCTGGCCACCGACATCGACGACCCGGTTGCCCGGCTGCAGAAGATCTCCGAAACCACCTCGTCCGCGAAGCGGATCCAGGCCCGGCTGGGCACCTCGATCCTCGCGGACTGGTCGCAGTTCACGCCGCCTCGGCCGTTCCAGGCCGCCGTCGGCGCCTACTCCCGGCTGCGCGCCGCGTCCTGGCACCCGGCCGCGTTCTCGGCGATCGTCTCGAACGTGCCCGGACCGCGGGAGCCCGCGACCGTCGGCGGCGCCCGACTCGCCGACCTGTTCAGCGTCGGGCCGCTCGTCGACGGCATCGGCCTCAACGTCACCGTCTGGTCCTACGTCGACCGGATGAACTTCTCGCTGCTCGCGTGCCCGGACCTGCTCCCGGACGTGCAGGTGCTGGCGTCGTACTTCCCCGAGGCGCTGGCCGAGCTCGACCTCGCGCCCGTCGCCGTGACCACGACCAAGACCCGCCGAAAGAAGATTTCGTGA
- a CDS encoding alpha/beta fold hydrolase: MTTRVMKSAGRHALRGSYVTARAGGKAAVYGVRTGIRRTQRFPALPDLPEGRFLDLPGRGEVFVVDTGAPHPGAPTLLLFHGLATTSYLTWFSTLDQLRGSHRIVMLDQRWHGRGIVSERFSLEECVDDAAAVLDALEIPAVVAVGYSMGGALAQMFWRRHGARTAGLVLASTSGCWNANRGDAMFYPVLGAANDRFRDHYRERVGEVRATLNTPEPAGSEMSTWAWREFRSTSAWALPEVLGVLGGFDARPWLGDIDVPTAVVVTARDHAIPTARQRALAAAIPDAAVFEAPGGHASVVFDVDRWRPVFLTAVADVVARLAG; this comes from the coding sequence GTGACCACCCGAGTGATGAAGTCCGCCGGTCGACACGCGCTGCGCGGCTCGTACGTCACCGCCCGCGCCGGCGGCAAGGCGGCTGTGTACGGCGTCCGCACCGGCATCCGTCGTACACAACGGTTCCCGGCGTTGCCGGACCTGCCCGAAGGACGCTTCCTCGACCTGCCGGGCCGAGGGGAGGTCTTCGTCGTCGACACGGGGGCGCCCCATCCGGGCGCGCCGACGCTGCTGCTCTTCCACGGGCTGGCCACGACGTCGTACCTCACCTGGTTCAGCACGCTCGACCAGTTGCGGGGGAGCCACCGCATCGTGATGCTCGACCAGCGCTGGCACGGTCGCGGCATCGTCTCCGAGCGCTTCTCGCTCGAGGAGTGTGTCGACGACGCGGCCGCGGTGCTCGACGCCCTGGAGATCCCCGCGGTCGTCGCGGTCGGCTACTCGATGGGCGGAGCGCTGGCGCAGATGTTCTGGCGGCGGCACGGGGCGCGCACGGCCGGCCTCGTGTTGGCCTCGACCTCGGGTTGCTGGAACGCCAACCGGGGCGACGCGATGTTCTATCCGGTGCTCGGCGCGGCCAACGACCGGTTCCGCGACCACTACCGCGAGCGCGTCGGCGAGGTCCGCGCGACGCTGAACACCCCAGAACCTGCGGGCAGCGAGATGTCGACCTGGGCCTGGCGCGAGTTCCGCAGCACGAGCGCGTGGGCACTGCCCGAGGTGCTCGGCGTGCTCGGCGGGTTCGATGCCCGCCCGTGGCTGGGGGACATCGACGTACCGACGGCCGTGGTGGTCACCGCACGCGATCACGCCATCCCGACCGCACGTCAGCGCGCGCTGGCCGCAGCGATCCCGGACGCGGCCGTCTTCGAGGCGCCCGGTGGGCACGCGTCGGTGGTGTTCGACGTCGACCGCTGGCGACCGGTGTTCCTGACGGCCGTCGCCGACGTGGTGGCTCGTCTCGCTGGTTGA